A window from Acidobacteriota bacterium encodes these proteins:
- the brxD gene encoding BREX system ATP-binding protein BrxD, with product MISSQRRNEIVDALRRGTVPRRSLDAFAVGLEGFETVVGEELAAVAAGSAKFKAVRGEYGSGKTFFVRWLQERAKHEGFAAAEVQISETETPLHRLETVYRRLTERLSTADTQQGALRSVLDNWFYALEEDVLAEGGVAEDDAGALLVQTTELMERRLAAVARHAPAFATALRAWRRAVSGSERATAEALLAWIGGQPNVGAAAKRYAGVKGDLDHFGALSFLQGLLVILRDSGFSGLVVVLDEVETLQRVRSDVREKSLNALRQVLDEIDSGRFPGLYFVITGTPAFFEGPQGVQRLPPLAQRLAVDFSGAHRFDNPRAPQVRLQNFDLARLQGVGRRIRDLYADGAAAPERVLKRADDSYLNSLASAVSGGLGGRVGIAPRVFLKKLVQDVLDRIDLHPDFDPRRDYALTLTDGELTDVERNARAMTSPDDIELEP from the coding sequence GTGATCAGCTCCCAGCGGCGTAACGAGATCGTCGACGCGCTGCGGCGCGGAACCGTCCCGCGGCGGAGTCTGGATGCGTTCGCGGTCGGCCTGGAGGGGTTCGAGACCGTGGTCGGCGAGGAGCTGGCAGCCGTCGCCGCGGGGAGCGCGAAGTTCAAGGCGGTACGCGGTGAGTACGGCAGTGGGAAGACCTTCTTCGTGCGGTGGTTGCAGGAACGCGCGAAGCACGAAGGATTCGCTGCGGCCGAAGTGCAGATCTCCGAAACGGAGACGCCCCTGCACCGCCTCGAAACCGTGTACCGCCGGCTGACAGAACGTCTGTCTACGGCCGATACGCAGCAGGGCGCCCTCCGGTCCGTACTCGACAACTGGTTCTATGCGCTGGAGGAAGACGTTCTGGCCGAGGGCGGCGTCGCGGAGGACGACGCCGGCGCGCTCCTGGTGCAGACGACCGAACTCATGGAACGGCGTCTCGCAGCGGTCGCCCGCCACGCGCCGGCGTTCGCCACAGCGCTCCGCGCCTGGCGACGGGCGGTGTCGGGGAGCGAGCGCGCCACGGCGGAGGCGCTCCTGGCCTGGATCGGCGGGCAGCCCAACGTCGGCGCAGCGGCCAAGCGGTACGCCGGCGTCAAGGGGGATCTCGATCACTTCGGTGCGCTCAGCTTCCTCCAGGGCCTGCTCGTCATCCTGCGCGACTCCGGTTTCTCGGGGCTGGTGGTAGTGCTCGATGAGGTCGAGACGCTCCAGCGGGTGCGCAGCGACGTGCGGGAGAAGAGCCTGAACGCCCTCCGGCAGGTGCTCGACGAGATCGACTCCGGGCGCTTCCCGGGTCTCTACTTCGTGATCACCGGGACGCCTGCGTTCTTCGAGGGTCCGCAAGGCGTGCAGCGCCTGCCGCCGCTCGCCCAGCGGCTCGCCGTGGACTTCTCCGGCGCTCACCGGTTCGACAACCCGCGGGCGCCGCAGGTGCGATTGCAGAACTTCGACCTCGCTCGCCTGCAGGGCGTTGGTCGGAGGATTCGTGATCTCTACGCCGATGGCGCCGCTGCCCCGGAGCGCGTTCTGAAGCGTGCGGACGATTCATACTTGAACAGCCTGGCCAGCGCCGTTAGCGGCGGCCTGGGGGGCCGGGTCGGCATCGCGCCGCGCGTCTTCCTCAAGAAACTGGTCCAGGACGTGCTCGATCGGATCGACCTGCACCCGGACTTCGATCCGCGACGCGACTACGCCCTCACCCTGACCGACGGCGAGCTCACCGACGTCGAGCGCAACGCCCGCGCGATGACCAGTCCGGACGACATCGAGCTGGAACCGTGA